From the Dehalococcoidales bacterium genome, the window CATGTTTGAAAAGTCGGGCGCCCTGCTCCGGGGCCATTTCCTGCTGCACTCCGGCTTGCATTCCCCGGTCTACTGGGAGAAGTCGCTGGTCATCCAGTACCCGGAGCTCACGGAGAAGCTCTGCCGCATGATTGCCGACCATTACCGGAGCGTGGGAGTCGCCGTCGTGGCCGGCCCCACCACCCCCGGCATCATCCTGGCCTACGAGACGGCGCGGCAGCTGGGAGTGCGCGGCATCTTCGCCGAGCGGGACGAGTCTTCCGGCAGCGGCCGGGTGTTCCGCCGCGGCTTTA encodes:
- the pyrE gene encoding orotate phosphoribosyltransferase, producing the protein MTDKVEAMFEKSGALLRGHFLLHSGLHSPVYWEKSLVIQYPELTEKLCRMIADHYRSVGVAVVAGPTTPGIILAYETARQLGVRGIFAERDESSGSGRVFRRGFTIAPGEKVLIVDDVMTAGGSVSEVIAAVKKLGGDIVGVGVLVLRSAREPDFGLPFYACHRTDVVTYQPASCPLCAQGVPLVRPGSSQVK